The window CGATTGGCTCGTAGAGCGCCGCAACGCCACGGCTCCGGCCGTCAACATCCTGGAGAACGACGACGAATACAAGGTCGAAGTGGCTGCTCCGGGCATGACCAAGGAGGATTTCAAGGTTCATCTCAACGAGGACAACGAACTGATCATCTCGATGGAGAAGAAGAACGAGTCCAAGGAGGAGGACAAGGAGCATAAGGGCACTTACCTGCGCCGGGAGTTTTCCTACACGCAGTTCCAGCAGAGCCTGCTGCTGCCCGACAACGTCGAGCGCGACAAGATCTCGGCCAAGGTCGAGAACGGCGTGATGACCATCGAGATCCCGAAACGCAAGGTGACGGAGGCCGCTGCCGCCGCCCGACGGATCGAGATCAAGTGAAAAATGCACCCGAAACGGGAGGGACCGGGATACCGGGCCCTCTTTTTTTGTAATTTAGCGGACGGAAAGTCATTGCCGATGCACGAATCCCGGAAAAATCCGTATCTTCGGTGGGGTTCGGGCCGGCATTAAAATGGAAAAACGAATGAAGGTCGGATTGTTCATTCCCTGTTACGTCAATGCGGTGTATCCCCAGGTGGGCCGGGCGTCGTACGAACTGCTGCGCAAGGTCGGCTGCGAGGTCGAATACCCGCTGGACCAGACCTGCTGCGGTCAGCCGATGGCCAATGCGGGGTTCGAAAAGGACGCCAAGGCGCTGGCGGAACGCATGAACGCGCTGTTCGAAAAATACGATTACGTCGTGGGTCCGTCGGCCAGCTGCGTGGTCTTCGTGCGCGAGGGCTACCCGCGGCTGCTGGACAATTACAGGGAGCATGCGTGCGTCGATGCGCGCATCTGGGAGATTTGCGAGTTCCTGCACGACGTGGTGAAGCCTGCGCGGTTGGACGCCCGTTTCCCGCACCGGGTGAGCCTGCACAACTCCTGCCACGGGGTGCGCAAGATGGGGCTCTCGTCGCCCAGCGAGATGAACGTGCCCCTTCGGTCGAAACTCCGCGACCTGCTGGCGCTGGTCGAGGGCGTCGAGGTCATGGAGCCCGAGCGGCGGGACGAGTGCTGCGGCTTCGGCGGGATGTTCTCCGTCGAGGAGAACGCCGTGTCGGTGGCTATGGGGCGCGCCAAGGTCCGGCGGCACATCGACACCGGGGCCGAGTACATCACCGGGGCCGATTCGTCGTGCCTGATGCACATGCAGGGGATCATCGACCGTGAAAAATTGCCGGTGAAGACCCTCCATATCGTTGAAATCCTCAATTCGAAGTTATGAGCACCCATTCCAAAGCCGCGAAACGGTTCGTCGCCGACGCCGAACGCATGGCCTGGCACGACAAGGCGCTGTATGCCGTGCGCGAGAAGCGCGACCGGATGATGATGACGGTTCCCGAGTGGGAGGAGCTGCGGCGCCGGTCGTCGGAGATCAAACGCCACACCCTGAGCCGCCTGGGGCACTATCTCTGCGAGTTCGAGCGCAACGCCTCGGCCAACGGCATGACGGTCCATTGGGCGAAGGACGCCGCCGAGATGAACGAGATCGTCTGGCAGCTGGTCCGCGAGCACGGGGGCACGAACCTCATCAAGAGCAAGTCGATGCTCTCGGAGGAGTGCGGGTTGACGCCCTACCTGCACGAACGGGGCATAGATGCCGTGGAGAGCGACCTCGGGGAGCGGATCATGCAGCTGTTGCACCGGCCGCCCAGCCACATCGTCCTGCCTGCGATCGCCGTGCGGCGCGAGGAGGTCGGGGCTCTTTTCGAGCGCGAGATGGGCACCGAGCCGGGCAACAGCGACCCCACCTACCTGACCCACGCGGCCCGCAGGGCCCTGCGGCCGAAGTTCCTCGGGGCCGACATCTCGATGACGGGCGTCAACTTCGCCGTGGCCTCCACGGGGGCGCTGGCCGTCTGCACCAACGAGGGCAATGCCGATTTGGGCACCTCGTTCGCCGACCTGCACATCGCCATCATGGGAATCGAGAAGGTGATCCCCGACATGGAGGCGCTGGCGGTTTTCACGCGCCTGCTGGCGCGTTCGGGCACCGGACAGCCCGTCACGAGCTACACCTCGCTCTACCGCC of the Alistipes senegalensis JC50 genome contains:
- a CDS encoding (Fe-S)-binding protein, whose translation is MKVGLFIPCYVNAVYPQVGRASYELLRKVGCEVEYPLDQTCCGQPMANAGFEKDAKALAERMNALFEKYDYVVGPSASCVVFVREGYPRLLDNYREHACVDARIWEICEFLHDVVKPARLDARFPHRVSLHNSCHGVRKMGLSSPSEMNVPLRSKLRDLLALVEGVEVMEPERRDECCGFGGMFSVEENAVSVAMGRAKVRRHIDTGAEYITGADSSCLMHMQGIIDREKLPVKTLHIVEILNSKL
- a CDS encoding lactate utilization protein B, with protein sequence MSTHSKAAKRFVADAERMAWHDKALYAVREKRDRMMMTVPEWEELRRRSSEIKRHTLSRLGHYLCEFERNASANGMTVHWAKDAAEMNEIVWQLVREHGGTNLIKSKSMLSEECGLTPYLHERGIDAVESDLGERIMQLLHRPPSHIVLPAIAVRREEVGALFEREMGTEPGNSDPTYLTHAARRALRPKFLGADISMTGVNFAVASTGALAVCTNEGNADLGTSFADLHIAIMGIEKVIPDMEALAVFTRLLARSGTGQPVTSYTSLYRRPAPGKRIHVILVDNGRSEWLADAAHRNMLKCLRCGACMNTCPVYRRSGGYTYSYFIPGPLGINLGMLRSPKLHHGNVSACSLCYSCSDVCPAQIDLGEQIYMWRQQLDGMHLADPVKKLSVKGMDFVMGGRRRFYGGIALARAAEKLPRFVLENGLNPWSAPGRAMPPFAPKTFNGWWKKANK
- a CDS encoding Hsp20/alpha crystallin family protein, which translates into the protein MVPARRNQNWLPSIFNDFLGNDWLVERRNATAPAVNILENDDEYKVEVAAPGMTKEDFKVHLNEDNELIISMEKKNESKEEDKEHKGTYLRREFSYTQFQQSLLLPDNVERDKISAKVENGVMTIEIPKRKVTEAAAAARRIEIK